A portion of the Echeneis naucrates chromosome 5, fEcheNa1.1, whole genome shotgun sequence genome contains these proteins:
- the hcfc1a gene encoding LOW QUALITY PROTEIN: host cell factor 1a (The sequence of the model RefSeq protein was modified relative to this genomic sequence to represent the inferred CDS: inserted 1 base in 1 codon; substituted 2 bases at 2 genomic stop codons), which produces MSAPGSAVSGTTASVLQPRWKRVLGWSGPVPRPRHGHRAVAIKELMVVFGGGNEGIVDELHVYNTATNQWFIPAVRGDIPPGCAAYGFVCDGTRLLVFGGMVEYGKYSNDLYELQASRWEWKKLKAKNPKNGPPPCPRLGHSFSLVGNKCYLFGGLANDSEDPKNNIPRYLNDLYTLELRAGSSVVGWDIPITYGVLPPPRESHTAVVYTEKTSRKSRLIIYGGMSGCRLGDLWTLDIETLTWNKPSVSGTAPLPRSLHSATTITNKMYVFGGWVPLVMDDVKVATHEKEWKCTNTLACLNLDTMCWETVLMDTLEDNIPRARAGHCAVAINSRLYVWSGRDGYRKAWNNQVCCKDLWYLETERPHAPARVQLVRANTNSLEVSWGAVSTADTYLLQLQKYDIPATPAAASPAMSATPSQPVNSPKSPAPAAAAPSAQSLPQTGITLMANDFCXFNSFLPIVATTXGSXRTENTCIKSNHSFLYFTAVLKVAAQQSATGTSVVTVRPSQPGKSPVTVTSLPPGVRMVVPAQTTQGSPIGSSPQMSGMAALAAAAAATQKIPPSSAGTVLNVPAGATILKTVAVSPGSTTVKVATPVMVSNPATRMLKTAAAQVGTATASSPSTTTRPIITVHKSGAVTVAQQAQVVTTVVGGVTKTITLVKSPLTMGSSGTLISNLGKMMSVVQTKPVQTSAVTGQASTNPLTQIIQTKGPLPAGTILKLVTSADGKPTTIITTSQAGGTGNKPTILNISGVSPTTTKQGTTIIKTIPMSAIMTQPGATGVTSSAGMKTPITILTTKVMTTGTPGKIITAVPKLATAAGQQGLTQVVLKGAPGQPGTILRTMPMSTVGGVRLVTPVTVSAVKPTVTTLVVKGTTGVTTLGTVTGTVSTSLAGGAVDSSNASLVTPITTLGTIATLSSQVISPAAITVSAAQTSLTSASALPPSTITVQNQPTQVTLITTPSGVEAQPVQDLPVSILASPTSEQPSSTEPGAAGEGSGTVTLVCSNPPCETHETGTTNTATTSSATIGAGQVCSNPPCETHETGTTNTATTSSATIGAGQVCSNPPCETHETGTTNTATTASSNMSAVRVCSNPPCETHETGTTNTATTASANMGGVQQVCSNPPCETHETGTTNTATTASANMGGVQQVCSNPPCETHETGTTNTATQASSNMNTGQMGTTQRVCSNPPCETHETGTTNTPSTATSSMGGDQTSTATGLVQRVCSNPPCETHETGTTNTATTATCSMETGEGTAAQQTEEGTEGTSSTEVASTTAATSMVTTTQGRAITTVTQSTPAPGPSVPSISSITEGVGTAASSTEEQMQTDETASAEAAPAEEGATPMETQAEGEATAATALNLPSELMSEGQGTTLMVTGLSDEELAVTAAAEAAAQAAATEEAQALAIQAVLQAAQQAVMSDCSNLSNDVVIAPLLMNFPMFSTSTDEGDSAGESQQPTNIPIMLTQQELAALVQQQQQLQEAQAAAQQATVDTSLPTEGLAPADSLNDPSVESNGHNEMAAAVTSAVASLLPRTTAETLAPSSTFAPSVSVASPAKLQAAAALAEVANGIEGEKQAPQPTPVKPVVKKENQWFDVGIVKVTNMVVTHFYVPADDSQGDDDSGIMPDYSQMKKMELQPGTAYKFRVAGINACGRGTFSEISAFKTCLPGFPGAPCAIKISKSPDGAHLTWEPPSVTSGKIIEYSVYLAIQSNQTAEAKASTPAQLAFMRVYCGPNPSCLVQSSSLSNAHIDYTTKPAIIFRIAARNEKGYGPATQVRWLQESGKDAASAKPAPKRPGTSPDTKATGPKKARTDQ; this is translated from the exons ATGTCTGCCCCTGGCTCCGCGGTGTCTGGGACCACGGCGTCGGTTCTGCAGCCGCGGTGGAAACGGGTCCTCGGATGGTCCGGTCCTGTTCCTCGGCCCAGACATGGACACAGAGCTGTGGCTATAAAGGAGCTCATGGTTGTGTTTGGCGGTGGAAACGAAGGAATTGTGGATGAATTACACGTATACAACACCG CAACAAACCAGTGGTTTATCCCGGCTGTTCGTGGCGATATACCCCCTGGCTGTGCAGCATATGGATTTGTCTGTGATGGCACAAGACTGCTGGTGTTTGGTGGAATGGTGGAGTACGGAAAGTACAGCAACGATCTCTATGAACTGCAG GCCAGCAGATGGGAGTGGAAAAAATTGAAagcaaaaaatccaaaaaatggACCCCCTCCTTGTCCTCGTCTTGGCCACAGTTTTTCTCTGGTTGGCAACAAATGCTACCTGTTTGGTGGGTTAGCTAATGACAGCGAGGATCCAAAAAACAACATTCCCAG ATACCTGAATGATCTGTACACACTTGAGCTTCGTGCTGGTTCCAGTGTGGTTGGATGGGATATACCAATCACATACGGAGTTCTCCCTCCTCCCCGTGAGAGCCACACTGCTGTGGTTTACACAGAGAAGACGAGCAGGAAATCACGCCTGATAATCTATGGTGGGATGAGCGGCTGTCGCCTTGGAGATCTGTGGACACTTGATATCG AAACCCTTACGTGGAACAAACCATCAGTGAGTGGCACAGCCCCACTTCCCAGAAGTCTGCACTCCGCCACAACCATCACAAACAA GATGTATGTTTTTGGAGGATGGGTTCCTCTGGTAATGGATGATGTCAAAGTGGCCACACATGAGAAGGAGTGGAAGTGCACAAACACTCTTGCCTGCCTAAATCTTG ATACCATGTGTTGGGAAACAGTATTGATGGATACTCTTGAAGACAACATCCCTAGGGCCCGTGCTGGGCACTGTGCTGTGGCTATCAATTCCAGACTTTATGTTTGGAGTGGCCGTGATGGTTATCGAAAAGCTTGGAACAACCAAGTCTGCTGTAAAGACCTCTGGTACCTGGAAACAG AGAGGCCACATGCCCCTGCCCGGGTTCAGTTAGTCCGTGCCAACACCAACTCTCTGGAAGTGAGCTGGGGTGCAGTATCCACTGCTGACACTTACCTGCTGCAGCTACAGAAGTATGACATCCCTGCAactccagctgcagcctcacCAGCCATGAGCGCAACTCCCTCACAGCCCGTAAACTCTCCTAAGAGCCCTGCCCCGGCTGCAGCAGCACCCTCTGCTCAAAGCCTGCCACAGACAGGTATTACTCTAATGGCCAATGACTtct tttttaattctttcttgCCCATTGTTGCCACCACATGAGGAAGCTGAAGAACTGAAAATACATGCATAAAGTCTAATCATTCGTTCCTTTACTTTACAGCTGTTTTGAAGGTTGCAGCTCAACAGTCAGCCACAGGCACATCTGTTGTCACAGTCCGCCCCAGCCAACCTGGGAAATCCCCTGTCACTGTGACTTCTCTTCCTCCAGGTGTCCGAATGGTTGTGCCTGCTCAAACAACCCAAGGATCA ccAATTGGTAGTAGCCCTCAGATGAGTGGCATGGCAGctttagctgcagcagctgcagcaacacagaAGATCCCACCGTCCTCTGCAGGCACTGTCCTCAATGTCCCTGCTGGTGCAACTATTCTCAAAACAGTAGCAGTTTCCCCCGGCTCAACCACGGTGAAAGTGGCTACTCCGGTCATG GTCAGTAATCCAGCCACCCGGATGCTGAAGACTGCTGCAGCTCAGGTGGGCACAGCAACTGCGTCCtctccctccaccaccaccagacCGATCATCACTGTGCATAAGTCTGGTGCTGTCACAGTGGCCCAGCAGGCCCAGGTGGTAACCACTGTGGTGGGAGGAGTCACCAAAACCATCACCTTGGTCAAGAGTCCTCTTACCATGGGCAGCAGTGGCACTCTG ATCTCCAACCTTGGCAAGATGATGTCTGTGGTACAAACCAAGCCAGTGCAGACATCAGCTGTCACAGGCCAGGCTTCCACTAACCCTCTCACACAGATCATACAG ACAAAGGGTCCTCTCCCAGCCGGCACCATTCTGAAGCTGGTGACCTCTGCAGATGGCAAGCCCACAACTATCATCACCACTTCACAGGCAGGAGGCACAGGAAATAAGCCCACTATCCTCAACATCAGCGGCGTTTCTCCTACCACTACCAAGCAGGGCACCACCATCATTAAGACCATCCCCATGTCAGCCATCATGACCCAGCCTGGAGCCACAG GCGTGACAAGCAGTGCAGGCATGAAAACACCTATCACAATCCTTACTACAAAGGTGATGACAACTGGAACACCTGGAAAAATCATCACGGCTGTGCCTAAACTTGCTACTGCAGCCGGCCAGCAAGGATTGACACAG GTGGTTTTGAAGGGAGCTCCTGGACAGCCAGGAACTATTCTGCGCACTATGCCCATGAGCACAGTGGGTGGTGTTCGACTTGTTACTCCAGTGACAGTGTCTGCAGTAAAGCCTACTGTCACCACTCTGGTTGTCAAGGGGACTACTG GTGTCACAACTCTTGGAACAGTCACTGGTACCGTCTCTACCAGCCTGGCAGGAGGCGCAGTGGACAGTTCCAATGCTTCTCTGGTTACTCCTATCACCACATTGGGAACCATTGCTACCTTGTCCAGCCAGGTCATCAGCCCAGCTGCCATAACTGTATCGGCTGCTCAGACAAGCCTGACTTCGGCCTCCGCACTGCCGCCTTCTACCATCACGGTGCAG AACCAGCCCACCCAGGTGACACTGATCACAACTCCCAGTGGAGTAGAAGCTCAACCAGTGCAGGATCTACCAGTGTCTATCCTGGCTTCACCAACCTCTGAGCAGCCCAGTTCCACTGAGCCTGGAGCAGCTGGTGAGGGTTCTGGAACCGTCACCCTGGTTTGCTCCAACCCACCCTGTGAAACGCACGAGACAGGAACCACCAACACAGCCACCACCTCCTCTGCCACCATCGGAGCAGGGCAGGTCTGCTCTAACCCGCCTTGTGAAACACACGAGACAGGAACCACCAACACAGCCACCACCTCCTCTGCCACAATCGGAGCAGGGCAGGTCTGCTCTAACCCGCCATGTGAGACCCATGAAACAGGAACAACCAACACAGCCACAACTGCTTCATCGAACATGTCAGCAGTCCGTGTGTGCTCCAACCCACCATGTGAGACCCATGAAACTGGGACAACTAACACAGCTACCACAGCATCTGCTAATATGGGAGGGGTCCAGCAAGTGTGCTCCAACCCACCATGTGAGACCCATGAAACTGGGACAACTAACACAGCTACCACAGCATCCGCTAATATGGGAGGGGTCCAGCAAGTGTGCTCCAACCCACCATGTGAGACCCATGAAACTGGGACAACCAACACAGCCACCCAGGCATCATCTAACATGAACACAGGCCAGATGGGCACCACACAGAGGGTGTGCTCCAACCCACCCTGTGAAACCCATGAGACGGGGACCACCAACACTCCGTCCACCGCCACTTCGAGTATGGGAGGTGATCAGACCAGCACGGCTACAGGCCTGGTCCAGAGGGTGTGCTCCAACCCACCCTGTGAAACACACGAGACTGGGACCACCAATACAGCCACCACTGCCACCTGCAGCATGGAGACAGGCGAAGGCACAG CAGCCcaacagacagaggaaggaaCTGAAGGTACCAGCAGCACAGAAGTGGCCTCTACCACTGCAGCAACCAGCATGGTCACCACCACCCAGGGCAGGGCTATCACGACCGTCACTCAGTCTACACCAGCACCTGGACCCTCTGTGCCC TCAATTTCATCAATCACAGAAGGTGTTGGTACTGCTGCCAGCTCCACGGAGGAACAAATGCAAACTGATGAAACAGCATCAGCAGAAGCTGCACCTGCAGAGGAGGGAGCTACTCCCATGGAGACACAAGCAGAA GGCGAAGCCACAGCAGCGACAGCCTTGAACCTGCCCTCTGAGCTGATGTCTGAGGGTCAGGGAACCACACTCATGGTCACAGGACTGTCAGATGAGGAGCTGGCtgtgactgcagcagcagaagctgcagctcaggcAGCAGCCACTGAAGAAGCCCAGGCCCTTGCTATCCAGGCTGTCCTCCAAGCAGCTCAGCAGGCTGTAATGAGTGA TTGCTCCAACCTCAGCAATGATGTTGTCATTGCACCACTATTAATGAATTTCCCAATGTTTTCTACGTCAACAGATGAAGGCGATTCTGCTGGAGAGAGCCAGCAACCCACCAACATCCCCATCATGCTGACCCAGCAGGAGCTCGCAGCACTagtacagcagcagcagcagctgcaggaggctCAGGCTGCAGCCCAGCAGGCCACCGTGGACACAAGCTTGCCCACTGAAGGCCTCGCCCCAGCTGACAGCCTCAACGACCCGTCTGTCGAGAGCAACGGACACAATGAGATGGCTGCTGCAGTCACCAGTGCTGTGGCATCTCTGCTGCCACGTACCACTGCTGAGa CACTTGCTCCTTCAAGCACCTTTGCACCCTCGGTGTCAGTGGCAAGTCCCGCCAAGCTgcaagcagcagctgctctcgCAGAAGTCGCCAATGGCATTGAGGGAGAG AAGCAAGCACCTCAGCCAACCCCAGTAAAGCCTGTTGTAAAGAAAGAGAACCAATGGTTCGATGTTGGAATTGTAAAAGTGACAAATATGGTTGTCACCCATTTCTATGTACCGGCAGATGATTCTCAAGGAGAT GATGACTCTGGCATCATGCCGGACTACAGTCAGATGAAGAAAATGGAGCTGCAGCCAGGAACAGCTTACAAATTCCGTGTTGCTGGAATTAACGCTTGTGGTCGTGGAACTTTCTCTGAGATATCTGCTTTCAAGACTTGCCTACCAGGCTTCCCAGGGGCACCTTGCGCCATCAAAATCAGCAAG AGCCCAGATGGTGCCCACCTGACATGGGAGCCACCCTCTGTGACATCAGGGAAGATAATTGAATACTCGGTGTACCTGGCCATCCAGAGCAACCAGACTGCTGAAGCCAAGGCCTCCACCCCTGCCCAGCTAGCCTTCATGCGTGTGTACTGTGGACCCAACCCCTCATGCTTGGTGCAATCGTCCAGCCTCTCCAACGCGCACATTGACTACACCACCAAGCCAGCCATCATTTTCCGCATCGCAGCCCGCAACGAGAAGGGCTACGGCCCAGCCACCCAAGTTCGATGGCTGCAAG AGTCTGGCAAAGATGCTGCCTCTGCAAAACCGGCCCCCAAAAGACCAGGCACCTCTCCTGATAC TAAGGCTACTGGTCCAAAGAAAGCAAGGACGGACCAGTGA